One Archangium lipolyticum DNA segment encodes these proteins:
- a CDS encoding sensor histidine kinase, which translates to MRRHSRFHPGHPPHGHGGWARRRGPMSRLGWFIRAHLRRRLFVWFGVSIFITVLVVGTVMSVMGGLMGGSPWHQETERVRTFVSHQLAAVWDEPARRDALVRSVTRDLGFDVELRDASGALLVRTGGPCSPHSELTVPVEREGVKLGTAKACYGRFRPRQPWRGPMVLLLAGATLWMATGWLARQLSRPLDTLARAAQELGEGKLDARVQLGRHATGEMSVLAEAFNEMASRIERQMADQRELLAAVSHELRTPLARLRVLVELMRDAGGPERTADQMEREVVELDALVGELLASSRLDFGQLSARELDGKDLAVRALERMGQPVETLTVEVADAKLVGDATLLGRALANLLDNARKHGQGAETLRLLERDGRLAFCVDDRGPGLLPGEETRIFEPFYRKDRGGEAREAGSLGLGLALVQRIARAHGGDTFAENRPGGGARVGFTLRREGPSSQT; encoded by the coding sequence GCTTCCACCCGGGCCATCCGCCTCACGGGCATGGGGGCTGGGCCCGGCGGCGAGGGCCCATGAGCCGGCTGGGCTGGTTCATCCGGGCCCACCTGCGCCGGCGGCTCTTCGTCTGGTTCGGCGTGTCCATCTTCATCACCGTCCTGGTGGTGGGCACGGTGATGAGCGTGATGGGCGGCCTGATGGGCGGCTCCCCCTGGCATCAAGAGACGGAGCGCGTGCGCACCTTCGTCAGCCACCAGCTCGCCGCGGTGTGGGACGAGCCCGCGCGCCGGGACGCGCTCGTCCGGTCGGTCACCCGGGACCTGGGCTTCGACGTGGAGCTGCGAGATGCCTCCGGGGCCCTGCTGGTGCGCACCGGCGGGCCCTGCTCCCCCCACTCGGAGCTCACCGTGCCGGTGGAGCGCGAGGGCGTGAAGCTCGGCACGGCGAAGGCCTGCTACGGACGCTTCCGGCCCCGGCAACCCTGGCGGGGGCCCATGGTGCTGCTGCTGGCCGGAGCCACGCTGTGGATGGCCACGGGGTGGCTCGCCCGGCAGCTGTCACGCCCGCTGGACACACTGGCACGGGCCGCACAGGAGCTCGGTGAGGGCAAGCTGGACGCGCGCGTGCAGTTGGGCCGGCACGCCACCGGGGAGATGTCCGTGCTGGCCGAGGCCTTCAACGAGATGGCCTCTCGCATCGAGCGGCAGATGGCGGACCAGCGCGAGCTGCTGGCGGCGGTGTCACACGAGCTGCGCACGCCGCTGGCGCGCCTGCGCGTCCTGGTGGAGCTGATGCGCGACGCCGGAGGCCCGGAGCGCACGGCGGACCAGATGGAGCGCGAGGTGGTGGAGCTGGACGCCCTGGTGGGCGAGCTGCTGGCGAGCTCGCGGCTGGACTTCGGGCAGCTGAGCGCTCGCGAGTTGGATGGGAAGGACCTGGCGGTGCGGGCGCTGGAGCGGATGGGGCAGCCGGTGGAGACGCTGACGGTGGAGGTGGCCGACGCGAAGCTGGTGGGGGACGCCACGCTGCTGGGGCGGGCACTGGCCAACCTGCTGGACAACGCACGCAAGCACGGACAAGGCGCCGAGACCCTGCGGCTGCTCGAGCGCGACGGACGACTGGCCTTCTGCGTGGATGACCGGGGCCCGGGGCTGCTGCCCGGCGAGGAGACGCGCATCTTCGAGCCCTTCTACCGGAAGGATCGGGGCGGAGAGGCGCGAGAGGCGGGCTCGCTGGGACTGGGGCTGGCGCTGGTGCAGCGGATTGCCCGGGCGCACGGTGGCGACACCTTCGCGGAGAACCGACCGGGAGGAGGAGCCCGGGTGGGCTTCACCCTGCGGAGAGAGGGGCCCTCGTCCCAAACGTAA
- a CDS encoding carboxypeptidase regulatory-like domain-containing protein, with protein sequence MKLRMLGVTVLGAVGLAALPACKEEQSAPVTGRASTPPPSAPAPAAVKKAEAPAEAPAPEVGGGTVRGTVSFKGMPPAAAPVAPSEDPACQGMALTDQSLQVKDGKLGNVLVRVRGLVPRSRPAKPAIIDQQQCTYLPRVQGVAAGQPILIKNSDGTLHNARALAGAKTLFNVAQPPNGKAVERNLPAEAEVVRLKCDIHPWMVSWVVVNTNPYFATSGADGSFSIEHLPAGSYTLEAWHETLGTRTAEVSVKEGEATSVSFEFAATAQAKGSATGGMK encoded by the coding sequence ATGAAGCTGCGTATGCTGGGCGTCACGGTGCTCGGTGCCGTGGGGCTCGCCGCCCTTCCGGCCTGCAAGGAAGAGCAGTCCGCGCCGGTCACCGGCCGGGCGTCCACCCCCCCGCCCTCCGCTCCGGCTCCGGCCGCGGTGAAGAAGGCCGAGGCCCCCGCGGAGGCTCCCGCCCCCGAGGTCGGTGGTGGCACCGTCCGAGGCACCGTCTCCTTCAAGGGCATGCCTCCCGCGGCGGCCCCGGTCGCGCCCAGCGAGGATCCCGCCTGTCAGGGCATGGCGCTGACGGACCAGTCCCTCCAGGTGAAGGACGGCAAGCTGGGCAACGTGCTCGTGCGCGTGCGCGGCCTGGTGCCCCGCTCGCGTCCGGCGAAGCCCGCGATCATCGACCAGCAGCAGTGCACCTACCTGCCGCGCGTGCAGGGCGTCGCCGCCGGTCAGCCCATCCTCATCAAGAACAGCGATGGCACGCTGCACAACGCGCGCGCGCTCGCCGGGGCGAAGACCCTCTTCAATGTGGCCCAGCCCCCCAACGGCAAGGCCGTGGAGCGCAACCTGCCCGCCGAGGCCGAGGTGGTCCGCCTCAAGTGCGACATCCACCCGTGGATGGTCTCCTGGGTGGTGGTGAATACCAATCCGTACTTCGCTACCTCCGGCGCCGATGGCTCCTTCTCCATCGAGCACCTGCCCGCCGGCAGCTACACCCTCGAGGCCTGGCACGAGACGCTCGGCACCCGGACCGCCGAGGTGTCCGTGAAGGAGGGCGAGGCCACCTCTGTCTCCTTCGAGTTCGCGGCGACCGCGCAGGCGAAGGGCTCCGCCACCGGGGGCATGAAGTAG